A DNA window from Lysobacter silvisoli contains the following coding sequences:
- a CDS encoding TMEM175 family protein: protein MTEAGQPRPGPSSQSPNTSPPSAAPSLPAFRERGHQVTRLESFVDAAFAFSLTMLVILFNELPDTVAELREALRRVPTFVFCFVLIAMFWGAHNRWSRRYGLDDARSIVLSLALVLVVMIYVYPLRMVISSAMSLFTGGWVRSELGIDPAHWNADLQTAFMVYAVGFGLLSLIVCELNRHALRRADALGLSEAERYETRTEIGLHWILAGSAGLSLLLSGVALAWPGERTPGLVASLPVWVYAALGAAMPYYAVRRNRQWLARQRPIQDVPA from the coding sequence ATGACCGAAGCCGGACAGCCGCGTCCCGGGCCGAGCAGCCAGTCGCCGAATACGAGCCCGCCGAGCGCCGCCCCGTCGCTGCCCGCCTTCCGCGAACGCGGCCACCAGGTCACGCGCCTGGAAAGCTTCGTCGATGCCGCCTTCGCGTTCTCGCTGACCATGCTGGTGATCCTGTTCAACGAACTGCCCGACACCGTGGCCGAGCTGCGCGAGGCGCTGCGGCGCGTGCCCACCTTCGTGTTCTGCTTCGTGCTGATCGCCATGTTCTGGGGCGCGCACAACCGCTGGAGCCGGCGCTACGGCCTGGACGATGCGCGCTCGATCGTGCTGAGCCTGGCCCTGGTGCTGGTGGTGATGATCTACGTCTATCCGCTGCGCATGGTGATCTCCAGCGCCATGTCGCTGTTCACCGGCGGCTGGGTGCGCAGCGAACTGGGCATCGACCCCGCGCATTGGAACGCCGACCTGCAGACCGCCTTCATGGTCTATGCGGTGGGCTTCGGCCTGCTGTCGCTGATCGTGTGCGAGCTCAACCGCCACGCCCTGCGCCGCGCCGATGCGCTGGGCCTGAGCGAGGCCGAACGCTACGAAACCCGCACCGAAATCGGCCTGCACTGGATCCTGGCCGGCAGCGCCGGGCTGAGCCTGTTGCTCAGCGGCGTGGCCCTGGCCTGGCCGGGCGAACGCACGCCGGGCCTGGTCGCCTCGCTGCCGGTGTGGGTGTACGCGGCGTTGGGCGCGGCGATGCCGTACTACGCGGTGCGCCGCAACCGGCAATGGCTGGCGCGCCAACGGCCGATCCAGGACGTCCCCGCGTGA